From the Leptospira inadai serovar Lyme str. 10 genome, the window GTATGGTTAGCGCACTTTCTTCCCTTCCGGGGATCGGAAAGAAGAGCGCTTATCGAATCAGTTTCCATCTACTCCGACAAGATCCGACGGTATTTCACGGATTTGTTCAAAGTCTGGTAGATACCAAAGATCGAATTCGTTTTTGTGCAAGGTGCGGTGCCTATTCCGAAGCCGAAATCTGCGAACTTTGTATTTCTCCTAGACGGGACGGGCATACCGTTTGCGTAGTCGAGCAACCGGAAGACGTTTTCTTTATCGAAAATACGGGCGAGTTTAAGGGAAGATACCATGTATTAAACGGAGTAATTTCTCCGTTGGAAGGAATCGGTCCTCAGGATCTAAGAATTAAGGAATTAGTAAGCAGAATCGAACCGGAAGAAATTAAGGAAGTCCTAGTCGCCACGAACCCTACGTTAGAAGGCGATGCAACGGCGGACTACCTACATCGACAATTACAAAATTCGAATGTAGTTGTGAGTCGTATCGCCTACGGCATAACGGTCGGTGGTTCGATAGAATTGGCCGACCAATACACTTTAGGACGCGCAATCCGTTCAAGATTAAAATTATAATCCTTCTCTCAAAATCTGTGTTCGGCCGTCACAAAAAGCTCCCGTAAGAACGTACCGCCCGTCGTATCCATATACGCCTTAAAGCCGTTTCCTGAAATAAAGTAGCCCGAGCGTAAAAGGATCTGCATATCTCGAAATGCGTTCCACCTCAGATTGAGATTGTATTCCTGCCCGAAATAAGCCGACGTTTGATAAAAATTATCGGAATTATAAAATCTATTATTATCCATTAGCGGAGACTTGGTTCCGTATAATCTATAATATCCTAAAGTAAGAACGATCGGACCCGCGACGACTATATCGGAAAATAAGCCGTACTCGTATAATCCGCTAACGTTTCCTCCGGGGAACAGCGCATATCCTCCGGTAAAGTCGATTGCGATATTCGAAACCGAGTACCCTGGAAAGAGAGTCTGGTAACCGGAACCATGTAAATTGGATCGAGTCCCATCTTTCTCGTATCCTGGTCGTCCCGTGGAGCCCAATGCTATAAAATTAAGTGTAAGCGATTCATTATACCGGTAAGAAACCTGCGTATCAAAGAAAGCACCCTTTATCGCATAGCGATCATACTTACGATATACTTCGTTTCCGTTAGTGTCTCGATACGGATTTAAAGAATGGAGCGTTCCGTGATTGTAAATTCCGTGAACGACAAGAGTAAAGTCCGAAAAATTGAACTCATTGAATAGGCCGTGCCAAAATAATTGTCCGGATTGACTTTGACGAGAAACCAGTCCGTAGACACCGTTCGTATCCTGAATATCCCGGAGCGTATCATCCATATAATAACTATATAATTCATGTCTCGCATTATTGAAGAAACTGGTTTTAACCTTATAGAAATAAATATTATTTCCCTGATAGTTTTTATCCGCAAAGCTATTCTTATCCAAGTCCGTAAGGTTATTCTGCTTTGCGATCAGCCATCCTCCTTCCAACGTCATATTCCAATTACGAATATCCTTCGTCATCGTAACTCCGGTTCCGGGAATATAAATCACTCGGCCCTGCGCGGACGTAAATAGCTGTAAACCGACTCTCGTCGTAAAACTTTTTTCCGGCAGTTTGAAATTCAAATAAAGAAAGTTTGTTTGAATATTTACGGCAGTACTATACGTAGCTTCTCCACCTTGACCTGGACCTACATTCGAACTCTGCCCGACTCCTTTTCCTCCGAAAATCATATCACCGATTTGAACTCCAGCTAAAGCTTCGAAATACTTCGAAGTCGCAAAATTCATATTCAACGTCATACGAGTATCGTAATACGTAATATCCTCTTTCGAAGGGGAGATCGTCGACGGTAAGCCGTGAGTCCGTGCATAGATCTCATTCTGAAGCTGATTATTCGCATTCTGCTGATATTGATTTTGAAAGGACTGTTTATCGAATGGAGTTACCGGCGTTTGACGGGAAGAATATATGTCTCTCCCTAAATTAAATCCACGAACCCTATAGTTACCCTGCAGATCGATCTTGGTCTTTTCTTCGATTTCTTGTGCGGAGAGGGAATTTATAAAAAGAAAGACTCCGAAAGATAAAAGTCCAATTCTAAGTAATTGACTAATATCTTTCACCGATTATTTTACCCAATCTTTGGAGAGAAAATATTTCGATCGAATTCCTTCCACTACACCGGTTCTCTTTAATTCTTTGATGAAGAAATTAAAATTATCCACGAAAACAAGATCGTTTAACGGCATTGCCGCGCTTATATAATCGTCCATCACGGGATTGATCAAAGGTAAATAACTTGCACGCAGGCTGGGTTGTTTTTGCAGTAAAGCGAGAATATACAAACTGTCTGCTACATAACAAGTAACGTCATTTTTAATAAGCGCGTCTATGGCAATAGAGTCGGAAAGATAACTATAAATCTTATTCTTTCCGAATTTTCTTAAAAGGTAGTTATGGTTCGTAGTATTGGAACGAACGGAGAAAGAAACACCGTTCAAAACCGATAAATCATCCAGCGATTTGAATGACCGAGTCGTTACGATGCTTCCTTCCGGTTCCGGAGGAAGCGATTTCTTAAAAACAAGACCTGCAGGTGTAGCAAGTAGATATGGATCCGAAAAACTAACGGTCTTTCCGCGGCTCAAATCAGTGGACATTCCCGCCAATGCGATATCGATCGATCCGGCCGCTATCTCGTCCGAGAACTGCCTAAAAGTTTTAAGAGGCTTTAATTTAAGCGCTACTCCTAAATACTCGGCGTAAAGTTTCGCTAGCTCGACATCGAAGCCGGGAAACCCATCGAGCGGATCTTGAATGTAAAACGGTTCATAAACTCGATTTACACCGACGACAATTTCCTTTTTTGCCAAGATTTGATCCAATCTACTGGCCGGCGTTTTTTGGGCGAAAATGCCGTCTGAAATAAATAAAATGAGAGCTGGGAGGAGAGCTCGCAAGGTACTGCTCGGTCTCGTCATGATACCTAGGTTATCGGCAACTCCAGGACTTGAAAGAAATTTTTGCTTGGTCGTTTTCGTAAGATATGATTCGATTTATTCAAGAAGTTGAAATTCAGTACGGCGATTTTTCCGATCCGTTTCGGGATTTTTGTCCCGAAAAACAGGTTCGGTACTTCCTTTACCCTCCGTCTCGATC encodes:
- the recR gene encoding recombination mediator RecR, producing the protein MAEHLIEGMVSALSSLPGIGKKSAYRISFHLLRQDPTVFHGFVQSLVDTKDRIRFCARCGAYSEAEICELCISPRRDGHTVCVVEQPEDVFFIENTGEFKGRYHVLNGVISPLEGIGPQDLRIKELVSRIEPEEIKEVLVATNPTLEGDATADYLHRQLQNSNVVVSRIAYGITVGGSIELADQYTLGRAIRSRLKL
- a CDS encoding substrate-binding periplasmic protein, with the translated sequence MTRPSSTLRALLPALILFISDGIFAQKTPASRLDQILAKKEIVVGVNRVYEPFYIQDPLDGFPGFDVELAKLYAEYLGVALKLKPLKTFRQFSDEIAAGSIDIALAGMSTDLSRGKTVSFSDPYLLATPAGLVFKKSLPPEPEGSIVTTRSFKSLDDLSVLNGVSFSVRSNTTNHNYLLRKFGKNKIYSYLSDSIAIDALIKNDVTCYVADSLYILALLQKQPSLRASYLPLINPVMDDYISAAMPLNDLVFVDNFNFFIKELKRTGVVEGIRSKYFLSKDWVK